A window of Streptomyces sp. SAI-127 contains these coding sequences:
- a CDS encoding glucose 1-dehydrogenase encodes MTRFTGRTALVTGAGSGIGRATALAFAAEGAQVVVAGRGREPLTETVRLIEEAGGKALMVTGDVTRDAEIQAVVDAAVDRFGSLDVAVNNAGVFRGGQPLAELSSADWQEQLDINLTGMFLALRAEIRQMRSQSSGGAIVNIASTFGAHTRSPGAAAYAATKAAVSALTRGAALDHIHDGVRINAVSPGAVDTPMSLRPGEAEADRADRAKATLPLGRVSTTSEIAAAVLYLASDDASSVVGTDLVVDSGATA; translated from the coding sequence ATGACGCGCTTCACCGGCAGGACCGCTCTCGTCACCGGCGCGGGCTCGGGCATCGGCCGAGCCACCGCCCTGGCGTTCGCCGCGGAGGGTGCGCAGGTGGTCGTCGCCGGACGCGGGCGGGAGCCGCTGACGGAAACGGTCCGGCTGATCGAGGAGGCGGGCGGCAAGGCGCTCATGGTGACCGGGGACGTCACGCGGGACGCCGAGATCCAGGCCGTCGTGGACGCCGCGGTGGACCGCTTCGGCTCGCTCGACGTGGCCGTCAACAACGCGGGGGTGTTCCGGGGCGGGCAGCCCTTGGCGGAACTGTCGTCGGCGGACTGGCAGGAGCAGCTCGACATCAACCTCACCGGGATGTTCCTGGCGCTCCGGGCCGAGATCCGCCAGATGCGCTCGCAGTCCTCCGGCGGCGCGATCGTCAACATCGCCTCCACCTTCGGCGCCCACACCCGCTCCCCCGGCGCCGCCGCTTACGCCGCCACCAAGGCGGCCGTCTCCGCGCTCACCCGGGGCGCGGCCCTGGACCACATCCACGACGGCGTCCGCATCAACGCGGTCAGCCCCGGCGCGGTGGACACCCCGATGTCCCTGCGCCCCGGCGAGGCGGAGGCGGACCGCGCCGACCGTGCGAAGGCCACCCTCCCCCTGGGCCGTGTCTCGACCACGTCCGAGATTGCCGCCGCGGTCCTGTACCTGGCCTCGGACGACGCCTCCTCGGTGGTGGGCACCGACCTGGTGGTGGACAGCGGCGCGACGGCCTGA
- a CDS encoding response regulator transcription factor, which yields MGLRVLLIEDDETIAEPLAEGLGHFGLTVDHVTTGTEGLRAPYGDVVLLDLGLPDMDGIDVCRGIREVSDVPIVILSARGEEADRVLGLELGADDYLAKPFSVRELVARVRAVTRRTRRTQGAAVPPAAAAPAPEPGPLAVDRRTRQVWVGEAQVPLTPKEFDLLALLTEDPGAVYSRQQILDRVWDPFYEGPTKTLDVHVASLRRKLGHPAWIQTLRGVGFRLAVHTGPAGPA from the coding sequence ATGGGCCTGCGCGTGCTGCTCATCGAGGACGACGAGACGATCGCCGAACCCCTGGCCGAGGGCCTCGGGCACTTCGGCCTGACGGTCGATCACGTGACCACCGGCACCGAGGGGCTGAGAGCGCCGTACGGCGATGTCGTACTCCTGGACCTGGGGCTGCCGGACATGGACGGCATCGACGTCTGCCGGGGCATCCGTGAGGTCTCCGACGTCCCGATCGTCATCCTCAGTGCGCGCGGGGAGGAGGCCGACCGGGTGCTGGGCCTGGAGCTCGGCGCCGACGACTATCTGGCGAAGCCGTTCAGCGTAAGGGAGTTGGTGGCCCGGGTACGGGCCGTGACCCGGCGGACGCGGCGCACGCAGGGGGCCGCCGTCCCGCCTGCCGCGGCGGCGCCCGCGCCCGAACCCGGTCCGCTCGCCGTGGACCGCCGTACCCGGCAGGTCTGGGTCGGCGAGGCCCAAGTCCCGCTCACTCCCAAGGAGTTCGACCTGCTCGCGCTGCTCACCGAGGACCCGGGCGCGGTCTACTCCCGGCAGCAGATCCTGGACCGGGTCTGGGACCCGTTCTACGAAGGTCCGACGAAGACGCTGGACGTCCATGTCGCTTCGCTGCGACGGAAGTTGGGACATCCGGCCTGGATCCAGACGCTGCGCGGGGTCGGCTTCCGGCTGGCGGTGCACACCGGACCGGCCGGGCCGGCATGA
- a CDS encoding carbonic anhydrase, translating into MKALLDRARSFRRRVDFESGEYRKLAEGQYPEALFITCSDSRVIPALITGARPGEIFELRNAGNIVPSYGQHAAGGEAATIEYALEVLGVQDVVVCGHSHCGAMGALRSGDDLTALPGVDAWLGIARPSLAPVLTGASDELALSDVVQRNVVNQLAALRSYPVVRQRLDTGRLRLHGWYYEVDTGQVHELDEDGRFRVHAG; encoded by the coding sequence TTGAAGGCATTGCTGGACCGTGCGCGTTCGTTCAGGCGGCGGGTCGATTTCGAGAGCGGTGAATACCGGAAGCTGGCCGAGGGCCAATATCCCGAGGCGCTCTTCATTACCTGCTCGGACTCACGGGTAATCCCCGCACTCATCACCGGCGCCCGGCCCGGTGAGATATTCGAGCTGCGCAACGCGGGCAATATCGTGCCGTCGTACGGACAGCACGCGGCCGGTGGTGAGGCCGCCACCATCGAGTACGCACTGGAGGTGCTCGGGGTTCAGGACGTGGTCGTGTGCGGTCACTCACACTGCGGGGCGATGGGGGCGCTGCGGTCCGGCGACGACCTGACCGCGCTGCCGGGAGTGGACGCCTGGCTCGGGATCGCCCGCCCGTCCCTGGCCCCCGTGCTCACCGGCGCCTCCGACGAACTCGCGCTCTCCGACGTGGTCCAGCGCAATGTCGTCAACCAGCTTGCGGCGCTGCGGAGTTACCCCGTGGTGCGGCAGCGGCTCGACACCGGCCGGCTGCGGTTGCACGGCTGGTACTACGAGGTCGACACCGGCCAGGTGCACGAGCTCGACGAGGACGGCCGCTTCCGGGTGCACGCCGGATGA
- a CDS encoding TetR/AcrR family transcriptional regulator yields the protein MARTKEFDPEAALQSALELFWRRGYEATSMSDLVEHLGIGRASIYATFGSKHELYLRALDRYDRAGLPPIVRELSQPGPALPAVRTVVRRYATEAADEQLRRNGCMVTNAAAELAPHDPAAARHVERNWDQLETVLHSALVRAQAQGELPADRDPLTLARMLLVLLQGLRVVGKASADPARVRDAAEQALALLD from the coding sequence GTGGCCAGGACCAAGGAGTTCGATCCCGAGGCCGCGCTGCAGTCAGCCCTGGAGCTGTTCTGGCGGCGCGGCTACGAGGCGACGTCGATGTCCGACCTCGTGGAGCACCTCGGTATCGGGCGGGCCAGCATCTACGCCACCTTCGGCAGCAAGCACGAGCTGTACCTGAGGGCGCTGGACCGCTACGACAGGGCAGGGCTCCCGCCGATCGTGCGGGAGCTGTCCCAGCCGGGGCCCGCGCTGCCGGCCGTACGGACGGTCGTACGGCGGTACGCCACGGAGGCCGCCGACGAGCAACTGCGCCGGAACGGCTGCATGGTCACCAACGCGGCGGCCGAACTGGCCCCGCACGACCCGGCGGCCGCGCGGCACGTCGAGCGCAACTGGGACCAGCTGGAGACCGTGCTGCACTCGGCGCTGGTCCGCGCGCAGGCGCAGGGCGAACTACCGGCGGACCGCGACCCGTTGACCCTCGCGAGGATGCTGCTGGTACTGCTCCAGGGGCTGCGGGTCGTCGGCAAGGCGTCGGCGGACCCGGCCCGGGTGCGGGACGCGGCGGAACAGGCGCTGGCGCTGCTCGACTGA
- a CDS encoding LysE family translocator, with product MVPTDRLLAFAAMSFLLIVVPGPSVLFVIGRALAQGRRAALTTVAGNTIGAYVLVLAVAFGVGSIVERSVLVFTTLKLAGAAYLVYLGVRAWRGRGSLRAAFADDVTAAAAGHGGLRTFWEGFAVGVTNPKTIVFFAAVLPQFVDRGQGHVAAQMLLLGLVFNIIALVSDAGWGLVAATARGWFARSPRRLSLVGGAGGLTMIGLGVTVAVTGRKD from the coding sequence ATGGTGCCCACCGACCGTCTTCTCGCCTTCGCGGCCATGTCGTTCCTGCTGATCGTGGTCCCCGGACCCAGCGTGCTGTTCGTGATCGGCCGGGCGCTCGCTCAGGGCCGGCGTGCCGCCCTGACCACGGTGGCGGGGAACACCATCGGCGCCTACGTGCTGGTCCTGGCCGTCGCGTTCGGGGTCGGCTCGATCGTGGAGCGCTCGGTCCTGGTCTTCACCACGCTCAAGCTCGCCGGTGCCGCCTACCTCGTGTACCTGGGTGTCAGGGCGTGGCGCGGGCGCGGGTCACTGCGCGCGGCGTTCGCCGATGACGTGACGGCCGCGGCGGCGGGGCACGGCGGTCTGCGAACGTTCTGGGAGGGGTTCGCGGTCGGCGTGACCAACCCCAAGACCATCGTGTTCTTCGCCGCCGTACTGCCGCAGTTCGTGGACCGCGGCCAGGGCCATGTGGCCGCGCAGATGCTGCTGCTCGGGCTGGTCTTCAACATCATCGCGCTGGTCTCCGACGCCGGGTGGGGGCTGGTCGCGGCGACCGCGCGGGGCTGGTTCGCCCGCTCGCCGCGCCGCCTCTCCCTGGTGGGCGGGGCCGGCGGACTGACCATGATCGGCCTCGGTGTGACGGTGGCGGTGACGGGCCGCAAGGACTGA
- the nirD gene encoding nitrite reductase small subunit NirD, translating into MTLAPETTDLKVELQLNDDWFAVCELARLLPGRGVAALLPDGRQAALFRDRAGNLYAVDNRDPFGGAAVLSRGLTGTHQGRPFVASPLLKQRFDLETGQCLDDESVRITTYAVRTA; encoded by the coding sequence ATGACTCTGGCACCCGAGACCACCGACCTGAAGGTCGAACTCCAGCTGAACGACGACTGGTTCGCGGTCTGCGAGCTGGCCCGGCTGCTCCCCGGCCGGGGCGTGGCGGCCCTGCTGCCCGACGGCCGTCAGGCCGCCCTGTTCCGCGACCGCGCCGGCAACCTCTACGCCGTCGACAACCGCGACCCCTTCGGCGGCGCGGCGGTCCTCTCCCGCGGCCTGACCGGCACCCACCAGGGACGGCCGTTCGTGGCCTCACCGCTGCTGAAGCAGCGCTTCGACCTGGAGACCGGGCAGTGCCTGGACGACGAGTCGGTGCGGATCACGACGTACGCGGTGCGGACGGCGTAG
- a CDS encoding oxidoreductase produces MSGWSAKAIPDQSGRVAVITGANSGIGYVTARELARRGARVLLACRSEARGAGAGERLVAEVPGAQVQFARLDLGDLSCVRQFAAAYPYDRLDLLVNNAGVMALPYGTTADGFETQFGTNHLGHFALTGLLLPTLLETPAARVVTVSSTAHALANIDIDDLNSERRYRRWVAYARSKTANLLFVHELARRLAAHGSDVVAAAAHPGYAATNLQTAGPKMAGRRAAERFMRVGNRFFAQSADAGALPTLYAATAPDVPPDSFTGPSLAGWRGSPAPSWRAPWTRDDRASQRLWAASEELTGVTYDALKV; encoded by the coding sequence ATGTCAGGTTGGAGTGCGAAGGCCATCCCCGACCAGAGCGGACGCGTCGCCGTCATCACCGGGGCCAACAGCGGGATCGGGTACGTGACCGCGAGGGAGCTGGCCCGTAGGGGTGCCCGCGTGCTGCTCGCCTGCCGCAGCGAGGCGCGCGGTGCCGGGGCCGGGGAGCGGCTGGTCGCCGAAGTGCCGGGCGCGCAGGTGCAGTTCGCCCGCCTGGATCTCGGCGACCTGTCCTGCGTACGGCAGTTCGCGGCGGCGTATCCCTACGACCGCCTCGACCTCCTGGTCAACAACGCGGGCGTGATGGCACTGCCGTACGGCACGACGGCGGACGGCTTCGAGACCCAGTTCGGCACGAACCACCTGGGCCACTTCGCCCTGACCGGCCTGCTGCTGCCCACACTTCTCGAGACACCCGCCGCACGCGTCGTGACCGTCTCCAGCACGGCGCACGCGCTGGCCAACATCGACATCGACGACCTCAACAGCGAGCGCCGCTACCGCCGTTGGGTCGCCTACGCCCGCTCCAAGACCGCCAATCTCCTCTTCGTCCACGAACTGGCCCGCAGGCTGGCGGCCCACGGCTCGGACGTGGTCGCGGCGGCGGCACACCCGGGGTACGCGGCCACCAACCTCCAGACGGCGGGCCCGAAGATGGCGGGCCGCAGGGCGGCGGAACGCTTCATGCGGGTCGGCAACCGCTTCTTCGCCCAGTCCGCCGACGCCGGCGCCCTCCCCACCCTCTACGCTGCCACCGCCCCCGACGTACCGCCCGACTCCTTCACCGGCCCGTCCCTGGCGGGGTGGCGCGGTTCCCCGGCCCCCTCCTGGCGGGCCCCCTGGACCCGCGACGACCGGGCGTCCCAGCGGCTTTGGGCCGCGTCGGAGGAGCTCACGGGGGTGACGTACGACGCCCTGAAGGTCTGA
- a CDS encoding SulP family inorganic anion transporter has protein sequence MFLVALPLCIGVAVASGVPAELGIISGVIGGLVVGAVRGSTLQVSGPAAGLAALVAETVAEHGVAMLGVIVLCSGILQVVLGVVRLGRMFQAISIAVVQGMLAGIGLPLMFSQAYPMADGKAPGTPIENMAGIPGLLADVLTDRQAMTALLLGIVTVVLSFVWKKAPGPVRKVPAALVAVGIGIAVATLPGVEVKTLQVGNLLAAVQVPGAEQFAGLADAAIITSILTFTVIASAESLFTAAAVDRMHSGPRTRYNTELVAQGAGNTVAGILGALPITAVVARSSANVQAGAKTRLSRTLHGLWLLAFALLLPQVLALIPISVLAGVLVHSGWKLLAPEEFPKMWRQDRGEFVVMTVTTLVIVATALLEGVLVGLAAGIVLAALRMSQTVIRQHIEDDTAKIVMAGNATFLRLPKVIEALESAAASGKPRIRLDLTGVTHLDHACRSQVEEFTAQQRGRGLRVELLMPGPGVVSATSGAATSPTDGRTVGMASAGAGAAGVRTASGGAGEVGAGWTSAGAGSASAGLGAASGGAGAVEAGTAFAGPGAVGVRTTSAGAGAEGAGVTSAGAGARTVGAGAPGEWAFGSGTSAESAFGGRVSDTAVGGEGGAFDTVAAGAGAATSWPDLADAHDFSAAQASDAPGTPPDDFRTPAASAAQVFPGAPRPGVEWFYLDTRPVPDDYAPGPPLVG, from the coding sequence GTGTTCCTCGTCGCCCTGCCGCTCTGCATCGGGGTGGCCGTCGCCTCCGGTGTCCCGGCCGAACTGGGCATCATCTCCGGGGTGATCGGCGGACTCGTGGTCGGCGCGGTCCGCGGCAGCACCTTGCAGGTCAGCGGACCCGCCGCGGGGCTCGCCGCGCTGGTCGCGGAGACGGTCGCCGAGCACGGGGTCGCCATGCTCGGGGTGATCGTCCTGTGCTCGGGGATACTTCAGGTCGTGCTCGGTGTCGTACGGCTCGGGCGGATGTTCCAGGCCATCTCGATCGCCGTCGTGCAGGGCATGCTCGCCGGAATCGGGCTGCCGCTGATGTTCAGCCAGGCTTATCCGATGGCCGACGGCAAGGCGCCCGGCACCCCGATCGAGAACATGGCCGGGATACCCGGGCTGCTCGCGGACGTCCTGACCGACCGGCAGGCGATGACGGCGCTGCTGCTCGGCATCGTCACCGTCGTCCTGAGCTTCGTGTGGAAGAAGGCGCCGGGGCCGGTCAGGAAGGTCCCGGCCGCGCTGGTCGCCGTGGGCATCGGGATCGCGGTCGCCACGCTGCCCGGGGTCGAGGTGAAGACGCTCCAGGTCGGCAACCTGCTCGCGGCCGTCCAGGTGCCGGGCGCAGAGCAGTTCGCGGGCCTCGCCGACGCGGCGATCATCACGTCGATTCTCACCTTCACGGTCATCGCCTCGGCGGAGAGCCTGTTCACGGCGGCGGCTGTGGACCGTATGCACAGCGGTCCGCGCACCCGCTACAACACCGAACTGGTGGCCCAGGGCGCCGGGAACACGGTGGCCGGCATCCTCGGCGCGCTTCCGATCACGGCCGTGGTCGCACGCAGTTCGGCGAACGTCCAGGCGGGCGCGAAGACCCGGCTCTCCCGCACCCTGCACGGCCTGTGGCTGCTGGCCTTCGCGCTGCTGCTCCCGCAGGTCCTCGCGCTGATCCCGATCTCGGTGCTGGCCGGGGTCCTGGTGCACAGCGGGTGGAAGCTGCTCGCGCCGGAGGAGTTCCCGAAGATGTGGCGCCAGGACCGGGGCGAGTTCGTGGTCATGACCGTCACCACGCTCGTCATCGTGGCGACCGCGCTGCTGGAGGGCGTGCTCGTGGGGCTCGCTGCCGGCATCGTGCTGGCGGCCCTGCGCATGTCGCAGACCGTGATCCGGCAGCACATCGAGGATGACACCGCGAAGATCGTCATGGCCGGCAACGCGACCTTCCTCCGCCTGCCGAAGGTCATCGAGGCCCTGGAGTCCGCGGCCGCCTCCGGCAAGCCGCGCATCCGCCTCGACCTCACCGGCGTGACCCACCTGGACCACGCCTGCCGCAGCCAGGTGGAGGAGTTCACGGCCCAGCAGCGGGGGCGGGGGCTGCGGGTGGAACTGCTGATGCCGGGGCCGGGGGTGGTCTCGGCGACCTCGGGGGCCGCGACCTCGCCGACCGACGGGCGGACCGTCGGGATGGCGTCTGCGGGTGCCGGGGCGGCGGGTGTGCGGACGGCGTCTGGGGGTGCTGGGGAGGTGGGCGCCGGGTGGACGTCTGCGGGTGCCGGGTCGGCGTCTGCGGGTCTTGGGGCGGCGTCTGGGGGTGCTGGGGCGGTGGAGGCTGGGACAGCGTTCGCGGGTCCTGGGGCGGTGGGTGTCCGGACGACGTCTGCGGGTGCGGGGGCGGAGGGCGCCGGCGTGACGTCCGCGGGTGCCGGGGCGAGGACGGTCGGCGCCGGGGCACCGGGCGAGTGGGCCTTCGGAAGCGGGACCTCCGCCGAGTCGGCCTTCGGGGGCCGGGTCTCCGACACCGCCGTCGGCGGCGAGGGGGGCGCATTCGATACGGTGGCCGCCGGGGCCGGAGCCGCCACCTCCTGGCCCGATCTCGCCGACGCCCACGATTTCTCCGCAGCCCAGGCTTCCGACGCGCCGGGCACCCCGCCCGACGACTTCCGTACCCCAGCCGCCTCCGCAGCCCAGGTGTTCCCAGGTGCGCCGAGGCCCGGGGTCGAATGGTTCTACCTGGACACGCGGCCCGTGCCGGACGATTACGCGCCGGGCCCTCCGCTCGTAGGCTGA
- a CDS encoding HAMP domain-containing sensor histidine kinase, with translation MTRRILLSYLTLAALVLLCLEIPLGFVYSRGERERVVGAARDEAESVSAYAALALETGRAERDLPERVVHCAARIGGKVVVVDGAGALLASSHPLSGKASAALASRPGIVAALRGASTADVRTSTIGGVEYLSVAAPMGHGTQGAVWLTVPTRMVHERVHHVWLLLALGGLGVLTAVVLVGFGIARWTGRPIRELERATHELADGGRVTPVAVTKGPPEVRSLAAAFNRTAARLAHLLDAQRSFAGEASHQLKTPLAALRLRLENLEPSVSARGRGSLTAAVTETDRLARMVEGLLAMARLEEHAATRGLVDVGEVCAERHRTWLPLYGRQGVSLVLFAGSGGPVLALPGAVEQILDNLLSNALRASPAGSTVTVELRPHAPSRRALRPGWVDLHVTDEGPGMTADQRARAFDRFWRAPGAPKGGTGLGLALVQRLAHASGGEASLHAAATGGLDAVVRLPSAQGPTMGPGRPGGRRRETPTLRVPVGDEREFVGRHPV, from the coding sequence ATGACGCGCCGGATCCTGCTCAGCTATCTCACTCTGGCCGCCCTGGTGCTGCTCTGCCTGGAGATCCCGCTGGGGTTCGTGTACTCACGCGGCGAGCGGGAGCGGGTGGTGGGCGCCGCGCGGGACGAGGCCGAGTCGGTCTCCGCGTACGCGGCGCTGGCACTGGAGACGGGCCGCGCGGAACGGGACCTGCCCGAGCGGGTGGTGCACTGTGCCGCGCGCATCGGCGGGAAGGTGGTCGTCGTGGACGGGGCGGGCGCGCTGCTGGCCTCCTCGCACCCGCTGTCCGGGAAGGCGTCCGCCGCCCTGGCCTCGCGACCGGGCATCGTGGCGGCGCTGCGGGGCGCGTCGACGGCGGACGTGCGCACCTCCACGATCGGCGGGGTCGAGTACCTGTCGGTCGCCGCACCCATGGGCCACGGCACTCAGGGCGCCGTGTGGCTGACGGTCCCCACCCGGATGGTGCACGAGCGCGTCCACCACGTGTGGCTGCTGCTCGCCCTCGGCGGGCTCGGTGTCCTCACGGCCGTCGTCCTGGTGGGCTTCGGCATCGCGCGCTGGACCGGCCGCCCCATCCGTGAACTGGAGCGGGCCACACACGAGTTGGCCGACGGAGGCCGCGTGACGCCGGTGGCGGTGACCAAGGGGCCGCCCGAAGTACGCAGTCTGGCCGCCGCGTTCAACCGTACGGCGGCCCGGCTCGCCCATCTTCTCGACGCTCAGCGCTCCTTCGCGGGCGAGGCCTCGCACCAGCTCAAGACGCCGCTGGCCGCGCTCCGGCTGCGGCTGGAGAACCTGGAGCCCAGCGTGTCGGCGCGCGGCCGGGGCAGCCTGACCGCGGCCGTGACGGAGACCGACCGGCTGGCCCGGATGGTGGAGGGGCTCCTCGCGATGGCCCGGCTGGAGGAACACGCGGCGACGCGGGGCCTGGTGGACGTCGGCGAGGTCTGCGCGGAGCGGCACCGCACCTGGCTGCCGCTCTACGGCCGGCAGGGTGTCTCGCTGGTCCTGTTCGCGGGCAGCGGGGGCCCGGTCCTCGCGCTCCCGGGCGCCGTGGAGCAGATCCTGGACAACCTCCTCTCCAACGCGCTGCGCGCGTCGCCGGCCGGCAGCACGGTGACCGTGGAACTCCGCCCTCACGCCCCGTCCCGCCGCGCCCTCCGCCCCGGCTGGGTGGACCTGCACGTCACCGACGAGGGCCCCGGCATGACGGCCGACCAGCGCGCCCGCGCCTTCGACCGGTTCTGGCGCGCACCGGGCGCCCCCAAGGGCGGCACCGGTCTGGGACTCGCCCTGGTCCAGCGGCTGGCCCACGCGAGCGGCGGCGAGGCGAGTCTGCACGCGGCGGCGACGGGCGGACTGGACGCGGTGGTCCGGCTGCCGTCGGCACAGGGACCGACGATGGGTCCTGGGAGGCCGGGCGGGCGGCGCAGGGAGACGCCGACGCTGCGGGTGCCGGTGGGGGACGAGCGGGAGTTCGTCGGGCGGCATCCCGTATGA
- a CDS encoding excalibur calcium-binding domain-containing protein, producing MANPYNNQPAPPWPPTPAPASRPAPKWARKRYVLPALALALFLGVGIGSGDPDKTASDAKPAAAKPQPTVTVTATTTATATATAEPEPAATVTATKTVKVTRTVTAQAEADTGSDPDPGSVYYANCSEARAAGAAPIHRGEPGYASHLDRDNDGVACDS from the coding sequence ATGGCCAACCCGTACAACAATCAGCCCGCGCCGCCGTGGCCGCCGACCCCGGCGCCCGCTTCCCGGCCCGCGCCCAAGTGGGCCCGGAAGCGGTACGTCCTGCCCGCCCTCGCGCTCGCGCTCTTCCTCGGCGTCGGCATAGGCAGCGGCGACCCGGACAAGACGGCGAGCGACGCGAAGCCGGCCGCCGCCAAGCCGCAGCCGACGGTGACCGTGACAGCGACGACCACGGCGACGGCGACGGCGACGGCCGAACCGGAACCGGCGGCCACGGTGACCGCCACGAAGACGGTCAAGGTCACCAGGACGGTCACGGCACAGGCCGAGGCGGACACCGGCTCCGATCCGGACCCCGGCAGCGTCTACTACGCCAACTGCTCCGAGGCCCGCGCCGCCGGCGCCGCACCCATCCACCGGGGCGAGCCGGGCTACGCCTCCCACCTGGACCGCGACAACGACGGAGTGGCCTGCGAC